The genomic window AGGCATGCGCGTACTGATCGTGGAGGACGAGCCCTACCTGGCCGAAGCCGTCCGTGACGGTCTGCGGCTGGAGGCGATTGCCGCCGACATCGCCGGCGACGGCGACTCCGCCTTGGAACTGCTCAGCGTCAACTCCTACGACCTCGCGGTCCTCGACCGCGACATTCCCGGCCCCTCCGGCGACGAGGTCGCCCGGCGCATCGTCGCCTCCGGCAGCGGCATCCCGATCCTCATGCTCACCGCTGCCGACCGGATCGACGACAAGGCTTCCGGGTTCGAGCTCGGCGCCGACGACTACCTCACCAAACCGTTCGAGCTGCGGGAACTCGTCCTGCGGCTGAGGGCGCTCGACCGCAGACGCGCGTACGCCCGGCCCCCGGTCCGCGAGATCGCGGGCCTGCGGCTCGACCCCTTCCGCCGGGAGGTCTTCCGCGACGAACGCTACGTCGCACTCACCCGCAAACAGTTCGCCGTGCTGGAAGTCCTCGTCGCCGCCGAGGGCGGGATCGTCAGCGCCGAAGAGTTGCTGGAACGAGCCTGGGACGAGAACGTCAACCCCCTCACCAACGCCGTGCGCATCACCGTCTCCGCACTGCGCAAACGGCTCGGCGAACCGTGGATCATCGCCACCGTGCCCGGCGTCGGCTACCGGATCGACACGGGTATGAACACCATCGCCCCTGGCAGGGACACCACCGCCCCCGGCAGTACGCATGCATAGACGCCCAGGGCTCAGCGCCCGACTGAAACTCACCCTCAGCTACGCCGGGTTCCTCGCCGTCGCCGGCGCCCTCCTGCTCGCCGTGGTGTGGGGGTTCCTGCTGCGCTACGTACCCGACACCTCCCAGGGCCTTCTCGGGATCTCGCCCAACCGCTACCTTCTTGTGCACACCTTCGCCCCCGCCGCGGCCGTAGCGATGGTCTTCCTGCTCATGTTCGGGCTCGTCGGGGGATGGATCCTCGCCGGCCGGATGCTCGCACCACTCACACAGATCACGGATGCGGCACGGATGGCCGGGAGGGGGTCGCTGTCCCACCGGATCCGTATGAAGGGCCGCCAGGACGAATTCCGTGAGCTCTCCGACGCGTTCGACTCGATGCTCGAACAACTCGAGTCCCACGTCGCCGAGCAGCAGAGGTTCGCCGCGAACGCCTCCCACGAACTGCGCACCCCGCTGGCGATCTCGCGGACGCTCCTCGACGTCGCCCGCCAGGACCCCACGCGGGACCGGGACGAACTCATCGAACGCCTGCACACCGTCAATCAGCGGGCGATCGATCTCACCGAGGCCCTCCTGCTGCTCAGCCGCGGCGACCGCGGAAACTTCACTTGCGAGAGCGTCGACCTCTCCCTCATCGCCGAAGAAGCCGCCGAAACGCTGCTTCCCCTCGCCGAACAGCGCCGGATCACGCTGGACGTCACCGGCGGGGCGGCCCGGACCAGCGGCTCCGCCGAGCTCCTGTTGCGGATGGTGACGAACCTTGTCCAGAACGCCATCGTCCACAACCTCCCCGCC from Micromonospora kangleipakensis includes these protein-coding regions:
- a CDS encoding response regulator transcription factor, which produces MRVLIVEDEPYLAEAVRDGLRLEAIAADIAGDGDSALELLSVNSYDLAVLDRDIPGPSGDEVARRIVASGSGIPILMLTAADRIDDKASGFELGADDYLTKPFELRELVLRLRALDRRRAYARPPVREIAGLRLDPFRREVFRDERYVALTRKQFAVLEVLVAAEGGIVSAEELLERAWDENVNPLTNAVRITVSALRKRLGEPWIIATVPGVGYRIDTGMNTIAPGRDTTAPGSTHA
- a CDS encoding sensor histidine kinase → MHRRPGLSARLKLTLSYAGFLAVAGALLLAVVWGFLLRYVPDTSQGLLGISPNRYLLVHTFAPAAAVAMVFLLMFGLVGGWILAGRMLAPLTQITDAARMAGRGSLSHRIRMKGRQDEFRELSDAFDSMLEQLESHVAEQQRFAANASHELRTPLAISRTLLDVARQDPTRDRDELIERLHTVNQRAIDLTEALLLLSRGDRGNFTCESVDLSLIAEEAAETLLPLAEQRRITLDVTGGAARTSGSAELLLRMVTNLVQNAIVHNLPADGTVTVHTEAHGDTSVLRLGNTGRRLPPELVPTLTEPFQRGTERVRTDEHPGVGLGLAIVHSIVRAHDGTLDLVPSPNGGLFVTVRLPSTP